Proteins encoded in a region of the Panicum hallii strain FIL2 chromosome 3, PHallii_v3.1, whole genome shotgun sequence genome:
- the LOC112884865 gene encoding kinesin-like protein KIN-12F isoform X3, translating into MVRDLTAPRRTPARAASASEAGNDENASGDASDVAAVAADPGAAFRPPLLAIQPPASGLKRKPDSPAPTPSKLPFRTPEKAAARSRFGWVPPRGEEPPPRGGAGAPPYTAMTTPRAHRGKAPVPAASEGGSTQSTPTKSVTKPAYSIGMSGSRPPMSGGGPRVAGFGMGFSTSGRGAPLSLGPAAVVNSAEVPHFELREDPSFWMDNNVQVVIRVRPLNNNEKNLHSYNRCLKQESAQSITWIGHPETRFTFDHVACETVDQEVLFRVAGLPMVENCMAGYNSCVFAYGQTGSGKTYTMLGEISDLEVRPSPDRGMTPRIFEFLFARIRAEEESRRDEKLKYSCKCSFLEIYNEQITDLLDPSSSNLQLREDIRKEVYVENLTEFEVGCVSDIIKLLMQGSANRKVAATNMNRESSRSHSVFTCIIESRWEKDSASNLRFARLNLVDLAGSERQRTSGAEGERLKEAANINKSLSTLGLVIMNLVDLAHGKQRHVPYRDSRLTFLLQDSLGGNSKTMIIANVSPSVCSANETLSTLKFAQRARLIQNNAVVNEDASGDVLALQHQIRLLQEELAALKRQHVTRSLSFTADIFGGDVNDGSVYDKNDNDANNSSSLKDLQNPNKQLKSLEEALAGALRRESAAENTIRELELEIEQLNELVRQREHDTRSAKMMLKFRDEKIHRMDALVNKKLPAESYLLEENKTLSQEIDLLKERLDKNPEVTRFALENIRLSSQLKRSQEFFDEGERELLLNEIAELRNQVSQILEARIETEQQNIFPAKSKDSQQHSIGLESDAEIVNMHMELKTTSQELEACRGDLQACLESNRKLTREMADLEKELNALKILKEEQPRVFENSSPVHQFDSDTSAKMEDYFDETFKMEELLNLQLELDVIKTILVEERTSRAEVEEKSACLVDELQSANIRILQACKRYEALESELNDSRSVIEALESQQIMLINELDELKNNNQQSIELLEKRDMEISRLNNEHDILRRQEYLTKEEPKTQLLKCYDNEDSPLQTKLKRMQASLEKVRNLNTMYQRDQASHCSAEQEMDEVRRQVEVETAEVIVRLQEELISVQQQLDASNKKDLLAKQSIDELQLEIMQLNDKLLEVLKNNESLSSVIEDKEKEIELLTNDWNRLVADIGIYLVDGNAALSEASDQVASISKSFSQRKWVEEQVQKMCRGISERDELLEELQNRLKEADNIRCDLDLKLMSLRGAMQAINEVHQQEKCDQEKEMYILRSQVSEQGHVNSQQLERIHRMELLLDESIETFVQKEVCEQYYVSLHREMEEEIHRLESQLDQSKSYLAHLLSQTQDKDQAIEKLKNEEFTILLRLMSEIVKANGIIRELGVGLNTLQSSISISPEETTCQNSDLKLEDRVDLREPEVFQPVERQNVEVLCQLSKEMEFTVLGMKMMQSQMTKYLQEKENLKESQRTINDLRSEVFKLNAEIVEKERYYEARLKELEVKIQGNDASLISWNKEKEALEHEVSEAKLLMAKKSFESATLIAKFEEAQATISDADSTVKALVEANEKAKHQAERYQEKEALFIAEKDVMLSEISSLKMLLDTKEHSYKLMERKFQSGLLEANEVALELEDGIRLLQNLLIEKLEFVSSDVEWMKEKLQQFAELARTWLEENWLEIIGKDCAISVLHLCHMGILLERITGLNAENGFLQRGLCESNSLISKLREHNDKAKNELEMCSVLKGKLLLDINNSFSRIAKKEQEATKLNTRLDSFEKKILHLQAQEEAMVARSNSMYNELSNLIEEIDATNRSALAAESKEKEELRHQLDEALLLNGMLKDKMLIELNLIQINSSIPFVDIKGCSEFELCYWLADYRSDLVMTNMIAKDIESTVLASELKQHKLHLQEQRVMFTNVLEGLMEESTLWKVDQDLENVAICILHEENNAIGADLEKLKQISEEAMENLHAMNEENIQLNYLIPSLESSIISFQTNLDTKNKALEELERSHATICRELEQKTEAINLSTTRENCFSSENEMLKQEISNILCKEQCISELMASIEADKSFVTIESRLQLITDHIYNYINEQINMVSKLSNELDIIQVSAEELSTQNSLLQSELIRKDELTKGLSFDLSLLQESASVAKDQAAELMELRKAIESLEQDLASKSLELDDVISDRQQLEARILMSNNKVATLEEELAKKLDELNVVSMENAELKSQLQHIEEISYAMEELTDKREAIGRLEEDLVELRRFIDERNICLQSLQNDFSKLSDEKQCCDTQLLILKEKLEMAQALAEESEAIATESRQIAEEQKAYAEGKDEEVKLLERSIEELENTVCALESKVDIVKEEAERQRMQREELEVELQKVRQQMLTVPPSGKSKSYMEDGMVDLADLPRHPTDIHNDLLCAQESIRILEKEVSEKESEIAQCKAHISELNIHAEAAAREYKQKLMELEAMAQQVKTDNSSAHACSTRQEKISSKPRGSGSPFKCIGIGFVQQMNSEKDEELSAAKKRIVELEGIAASRQREIFMLNARLATTESMTHDVIRDMLGVKMNMTTWVQALADNQKRMEPIESVIPQAQEIKESNELMKLKKQLDEFIEERQSCLEEINQKQSELGAARINIEKLRQREHFMVAEIELLKAENTNYKTIILNLEDEVKKLTRQQNLQLRINHHVKTKEENILLKRQNAELSAKLQQLGAILTRTKEELARYRVSNGKDPYEQIEEEELLRKKLDESEQDRSKLAENLSSLCTSILKVAGVVNPEPDASLLKALECLNQLQCRIPSLESEVEELKLKCKLLQEKARLSELRSDSSSLSSGAKDGSTSPGLSRSPSISSFR; encoded by the exons ATGGTGCGGGATCTCACCGCTCCCCGCCGAACTCCAGCGAGGGCCGCTTCCGCCTCGGAAGCCGGGAACGACGAGAACGCGTCGGGCGACGCCTCGGACGTGGCGGCCGTGGCCGCGGACCCCGGCGCGGCCTTCCGGCCCCCGCTGCTCGCCATCCAGCCGCCCGCGTCCGGCCTGAAGCGGAAGCCCGActcgccggcgccgacgccctCCAAGCTCCCGTTCCGGACCCCCGAGAAGGCCGCCGCGCGGAGCCGGTTCGGGTGGGTCCCGCCCCGCGGcgaggagccgccgccgcgggggggcgcgggggcgccCCCCTACACAGCGATGACCACACCCCGTGCGCATCGCGGCAAGGCGCCCGTGCCGGCGGCCTCGGAGGGTGGGTCCACGCAGAGCACGCCGACCAAGAGCGTGACAAAGCCGGCGTACAGCATTGGGATGAGCGGGTCGAGGCCGCCCATGAGCGGCGGCGGGCCCAGGGTGGCAGGGTTCGGGATGGGTTTCTCGACGTCAGGGAGGGGGGCGCCGCTTTCACTTGGGCCAGCGGCGGTGGTTAATTCCGCAGAGGTGCCTCATTTCGAGCTCCGGGAAGACCCCTCGTTCTGGATGGACAACAATGTGCAG GTTGTTATCCGTGTGCGCCCTCTAAATAATAATGAGAAGAACCTGCATAGCTACAATCGATGCTTGAAACAAGAAAGTGCCCAGAGCATCACATGGATTGGGCATCCTGAAACTCGTTTTACTTTTGACCATGTTGCTTGTGAAACAGTGGACCAG GAAGTACTCTTTCGAGTTGCTGGTTTACCAATGGTTGAGAACTGTATGGCTGGATACAACAGCTGTGTTTTTGCCTATGGACAG ACTGGAAGTGGAAAAACATATACAATGCTTGGCGAAATAAGTGATCTGGAAGTGAGGCCTAGTCCAGACCGAGGAATGACACCACGCATTTTTGAGTTCTTATTTGCTAGAATTAGAGCG GAAGAAGAGAGCAGGAGGGACGAGAAGCTCAAGTACAGTTGCAAGTGTTCTTTCCTGGAGATATATAATGAGCAAATTACAGATCTTCTAGATCCTTCTTCCTCTAATCTCCAA CTCCGAGAAGATATAAGGAAGGAAGTGTATGTTGAAAATTTGACTGAATTCGAAGTTGGCTGTGTCAGTGACATAATAAAACTGCTAATGCAG GGTTCTGCAAATAGGAAAGTGGCTGCTACAAATATGAATCGTGAGAGTAGCCGCTCCCACAGTGTTTTCACTTGTATCATTGAGAGTAGATGGGAGAAAGATTCGGCATCTAACTTACGGTTTGCAAGATTAAATCTTGTTGACCTTGCTGGATCTGAAAG GCAGAGGACATCTGGTGCAGAAGGTGAGCGGCTGAAGGAAGCTGCTAATATCAATAAATCATTATCAACACTTGG TCTTGTGATAATGAATTTAGTTGATCTTGCACACGGGAAACAAAGGCATGTTCCTTATAGGGACTCAAGATTGACATTTCTTCTCCAG GATTCACTTGGAGGAAACTCAAAAACTATGATAATTGCAAATGTCAGCCCTTCAGTATG TTCTGCTAACGAAACACTTAGTACCCTCAAGTTTGCTCAGCGTGCAAGGCTCATTCAGAATAAT GCGGTTGTGAATGAAGATGCTTCCGGAGATGTGCTAGCTTTGCAACATCAGATACGTCTCCTACAG GAAGAGCTTGCTGCCCTCAAGCGTCAACATGTCACCAGATCATTATCATTCACTGCTGATATTTTTGGAGGTGATGTTAATGATGGTAGTGTGTATGACAAGAATGATAATGATGCCAATAACAGCAGCTCTTTGAAAGATTTACAAAATCCAAATAAGCAG TTGAAATCACTGGAAGAAGCATTAGCAGGAGCATTACGGAGAGAATCAGCTGCAGAAAATACTATAAGGGAACTTGAACTTGAAATTGAGCAGTTGAATGAATTG GTTCGCCAGAGAGAGCATGATACACGGTCTGCTAAGATGATGCTTAAGTTTCGAGATGAGAAGATTCATAGGATGGATGCTCTTGTGAACAAAAAATTGCCAGCAGAATCATATCTCCTGGAAGAAAACAAAACCTTGTCACAAGAAATTGACCTTCTCAAGGAAAGACTAGATAAAAATCCCGAAGTAACTCGCTTTGCGCTAGAAAATATTCGTCTCTCAAGCCAATTGAAGAG GTCCCAAGAGTTCTTTGATGAAGGGGAGAGGGAGCTCTTATTGAATGAAATTGCTGAACTTCGAAATCAG GTTTCACAGATACTTGAAGCGAGGATAGAAACTGAGCAACAAAATATCTTTCCTGCCAAATCCAAG GACAGCCAGCAGCATTCCATTGGTCTTGAAAGCGATGCTGAAATTGTAAATATGCATATGGAG TTAAAAACGACCAGCCAAGAATTAGAAGCATGTAGAGGTGACCTGCAAGCTTGCTTAGAATCAAACAGAAAACTAACAAG GGAAATGGCTGATCTTGAGAAAGAATTAAATGCTCTAAAAATCTTAAAGGAGGAACAACCTAGAGTATTTGAG AATTCATCTCCTGTGCACCAATTTGATTCTGATACATCTGCAAAGATGGAAGACTATTTTGATGAGACTTTCAAGATGGAGGAGCTATTAAACCTGCAGCTGGAGTTGGATGTAATAAAAACAATTCTTGTAGAAGAGAGAACATCCCGTGCAGAAGTTGAGGAAAAATCAGCTTGTTTAGTTGATGAGCTGCAATCAGCAAATATACGTATCCTCCAAGCATGTAAGCGGTATGAGGCCTTGGAAAGTGAACTGAATGACTCAAGATCTGTTATTGAAGCTCTTGAATCACAGCAGATTATGTTGATAAATGAATTGGATGAGCTGAAGAATAATAATCAGCAAAGTATAGAGCTTTTGGAGAAGAGGGATATGGAGATCTCAAGGTTAAACAATGAGCATGACATCCTCCGTAGACAGGAATACCTGACCAAAGAGGAACCCAAAACACAACTTCTGAAGTGTTATGATAATGAAGATTCACCTTTGCAGACAAAGCTGAAAAGAATGCAAGCTTCACTAGAGAAGGTACGGAACTTAAATACAATGTACCAAAGGGATCAGGCATCTCACTGTTCCGCTGAGCAAGAAATGGATGAAGTCCGCAGACAGGTGGAGGTTGAAACAGCTGAGGTGATTGTGCGCTTACAGGAAGAGCTGATATCAGTCCAACAACAGCTAGATGCAAGCAACAAAAAAGATCTGTTAGCAAAACAAAGCATAGATGAACTTCAGCTAGAGATAATGCAGTTGAATGATAAGTTACTTGAGGTATTGAAAAATAATGAAAGCCTTTCTTCTGTGATTGAGGACAAAGAAAAGGAAATTGAACTGTTGACCAATGACTGGAACAGGTTAGTTGCTGACATTGGAATCTACCTTGTGGATGGAAATGCAGCTCTAAGCGAAGCTTCTGATCAGGTTGCCTCTATCTCCAAATCTTTTTCTCAAAGAAAATGGGTTGAGGAACAAGTCCAGAAGATGTGTCGTGGTATATCGGAAAGAGATGAGCTACTTGAAGAGCTTCAGAACAGATTGAAAGAGGCAGATAATATAAGATGTGATTTAGACTTGAAGTTAATGTCCTTAAGAGGAGCAATGCAGGCTATAAATGAAGTACATCAGCAGGAAAAATGTGATCAAGAAAAAGAAATGTATATTTTAAGATCACAGGTATCTGAACAAGGACATGTGAACAGTCAGCAACTAGAAAGAATTCACAGAATGGAGCTTTTATTGGATGAATCCATCGAAACATTTGTGCAGAAGGAGGTTTGTGAACAATACTATGTTTCTTTACATAGGGAGATGGAAGAAGAGATTCATCGGCTGGAGTCACAGCTAGACCAGTCAAAGAGCTATTTAGCTCATTTATTGAGTCAGACTCAGGACAAGGACCAGGCTATTGAGAAGCTGAAAAATGAAGAGTTCACTATTTTGTTAAGACTGATGTCAGAAATTGTGAAGGCAAATGGTATTATACGTGAGCTTGGAGTCGGACTCAATACATTGCAGTCAAGCATTTCTATCAGCCCAGAAGAGACCACTTGTCAAAATTCAGACTTGAAATTGGAGGATCGG GTTGACCTTAGGGAACCTGAAGTCTTCCAACCTGTGGAGCGGCAAAATGTTGAGGTTCTTTGCCAACTCAGTAAGGAAATGGAGTTTACAGTTCTAGGAATGAAGATGATGCAGTCTCAAATGACTAAATATCtgcaagaaaaagaaaatttgAAAGAGAGTCAAAGAACAATTAATGACCTAAGGAGTGAGGTCTTTAAATTGAATGCAGAGATAGTTGAAAAGGAAAGATATTATGAAGCTAGATTGAAAGAGCTGGAGGTAAAGATACAAGGAAATGATGCATCACTTATTTCATGGAATAAGGAAAAAGAG GCACTTGAGCATGAGGTTTCGGAGGCAAAACTTCTTATGGCCAAGAAATCTTTTGAGTCTGCTACACTTATTGCCAAGTTTGAAGAAGCGCAGGCAACTATAAGTGATGCAGATTCTACAGTGAAGGCGCTGGTTGAAGCGAATGAAAAGGCAAAACACCAAGCAGAAAGGTATCAGGAAAAGGAAGCTTTGTTTATTGCTGAaaaggatgtcatgctaagtgaAATTAGTAGTTTGAAGATGCTGCTGGATACGAAGGAACACAGTTACAAGCTTATGGAAAGGAAATTCCAATCAGGCCTGCTTGAAGCAAATGAGGTAGCTCTTGAGCTGGAAGATGGCATTAGACTTTTACAGAATTTATTAATAGAGAAGCTTGAGTTTGTTTCTTCTGATGTCGAATGGATGAAGGAAAAGCTTCAGCAATTTGCAGAGTTGGCCAGAACATGGTTGGAGGAGAATTGGTTGGAGATAATTGGAAAAGATTGTGCTATTTCCGTGTTGCATCTCTGTCACATGGGGATTCTTTTGGAGAGAATCACTGGGCTGAATGCAGAAAATGGTTTCCTTCAACGTGGGCTCTGTGAATCTAATTCTTTGATATCTAAATTGCGAGAGCATAATGACAAAGCCAAGAATGAACTGGAAATGTGTAGTGTTCTCAAAGGAAAGTTATTACTTGATATCAACAACAGTTTCAGTCGTATTGCAAAAAAGGAACAAGAAGCAACCAAATTGAACACAAGGTTAGATTCATTTGAGAAGAAGATTCTGCATTTGCAAGCACAAGAAGAAGCAATGGTAGCACGGTCAAATTCCATGTATAATGAGCTCTCCAATTTGATTGAAGAGATTGATGCTACAAACAGGAGTGCCTTGGCAGCTGAAtcgaaagaaaaggaagaactGCGCCACCAACTGGATGAAGCTTTGCTTCTCAATGGAATGCTGAAGGACAAAATGCTTATAGAATTGAATCTGATTCAAATTAATAGTTCCATACCTTTTGTTGACATTAAAGGTTGCAGTGAATTTGAGTTGTGCTATTGGCTTGCAGATTATCGAAGTGATTTGGTGATGACAAATATGATCGCAAAAGACATCGAGTCTACTGTTTTGGCTTCGGAACTGAAGCAACACAAACTACATCTGCAAGAGCAAAGAGTTATGTTTACAAACGTCCTTGAAGGACTGATGGAAGAATCAACTTTGTGGAAAGTGGACCAGGATTTGGAGAATGTTGCAATATGCATTTTACATGAGGAGAACAATGCCATTGGGGCTGATTTGGAGAAACTGAAGCAAATTAGTGAAGAAGCTATGGAAAATCTGCACGCCATGAATGAGGAAAACATACAACTTAATTATTTAATTCCCTCTTTGGAATCTAGCATCATATCCTTTCAAACAAATTTAGATACAAAAAACAAAGCTTTGGAGGAGTTGGAACGCTCCCATGCAACCATATGTAGAGAGCTGGAACAGAAAACGGAAGCCATTAATCTGAGCACTACAAGAGAAAATTGTTTCAGTTCTGAGAATGAAATGTTGAAGCAGGAAATTTCGAATATTTTGTGCAAGGAACAGTGCATATCCGAGTTGATGGCTAGCATTGAGGCTGATAAGTCATTTGTCACCATTGAAAGCCGCTTGCAACTGATTACTGATCACATATACAATTACATTAATGAGCAAATAAACATGGTGAGCAAGTTATCCAATGAATTAGACATCATTCAAGTATCAGCTGAGGAGTTAAGTACCCAGAACTCTCTTCTCCAGTCTGAATTAATAAGGAAAGATGAATTAACAAAGGGTTTATCATTTGATCTTAGCCTATTACAAGAGTCTGCATCTGTAGCAAAAGATCAAGCTGCTGAGCTTATGGAGTTGAGAAAAGCAATAGAATCTTTGGAGCAAGATCTTGCATCTAAATCGCTTGAACTTGATGATGTAATCTCTGATAGGCAACAATTAGAAGCTAGAATCTTGATGAGTAATAACAAGGTTGCTACCCTAGAGGAGGAACTGGCAAAAAAGCTTGATGAGCTAAACGTTGTTTCTATGGAGAACGCTGAACTGAAATCACAGCTCCAGCATATTGAAGAGATTAGTTATGCTATGGAGGAGTTAACTGATAAAAGAGAAGCCATTGGAAGACTTGAAGAAGATTTAGTTGAGTTGAGAAGGTTCATTGATGAGAGGAATATCTGTCTTCAGAGTTTGCAAAATGACTTCTCCAAACTCTCAGATGAAAAGCAATGCTGTGACACTCAGTTGCTTATCTTGAAAGAGAAGCTGGAGATGGCTCAGGCACTTGCTGAAGAAAGTGAAGCAATTGCTACAGAATCTCGGCAG atagcagaggagcagaaggcATATGCTGAAGGGAAGGATGAAGAAGTCAAGCTCTTGGAGAGGTCGATTGAAGAACTTGAGAATACTGTATGTGCTTTGGAAAGCAAA GTTGACATAGTcaaggaagaagcagagaggcAAAGAATGCAGCGAGAAGAACTAGAAGTGGAGCTGCAGAAAGTTAGGCAACAAATGCTTACTGTGCCACCTTCTGGAAAATCTAAGAGCTATATGGAAGATGGAATGGTTGATTTAGCTGACTTGCCCAG ACACCCAACAGATATTCATAATGATCTCCTCTGTGCTCAGgagagtattagaatacttgaGAAAGAGGTTTCTGAAAAGGAGTCAGAG ATTGCTCAGTGCAAGGCACATATCTCAGAGTTAAACATTCATGCTGAGGCAGCAGCACGAGAATACAAGCAGAAG TTGATGGAGCTGGAGGCCATGGCACAACAGGTTAAGACCGACAATTCCTCAGCACATGCCTGCTCCACAAGACAAGAGAAGATTAGCTCAAAACCTCGGGGTTCAGGTTCTCCATTTAAATGTATCGGAATTGGCTTTGTACAGCAAATGAATTCTGAGAAAGATGAAGAGCTAAGTGCTGCAAAGAAACGCATTGTGGAACTTGAGGGTATAGCAGCTAGCCGACAAAGGGAG ATATTCATGCTGAACGCGAGATTAGCTACAACCGAGAGCATGACACACGATGTGATTCGTGACATGCTTGGGGTTAAAATGAACATGACAACTTGGGTG CAGGCTCTAGCTGACAACCAGAAAAGGATGGAGCCAATTGAGTCGGTCATTCCTCAAGCACAGGAAATTAAAGAG TCCAATGAGCTGATGAAGTTGAAGAAGCAGCTTGATGAATTCATTGAAGAGAGACAGAG TTGTCTTGAAGAAATAAATCAGAAACAATCAGAACTTGGAGCTGCCCGCATTAATATAGAGAAATTACGACAACGAGAACACTTTATGGTCGCAGAAATAGAGTTGCTGAAG GCTGAGAATACAAACTACAAAACCATCATTCTCAATCTTGAAGATGAAGTGAAGAAGCTTACCAGACAACAGAATCTTCAGCTTCGGATCAATCATCATGTCAAAACAAAG GAAGAGAATATCCTGCTCAAAAGGCAGAATGCAGAGCTAAGTGCAAAGCTGCAACAGCTAGGTGCCATCCTTACCCGTACAAAGGAAGAGCTTGCACGCTACAGGGTTTCAAACGGGAAAGATCCGTATGAGCAGATCGAGGAGGAAGAGCTCTTGAGGAAGAAATTAGAT GAAAGCGAACAAGATAGAAGCAAATTGGCAGAAAATCTGTCAAGTTTATGCACTAGCATTCTAAAG GTAGCTGGTGTTGTAAACCCTGAACCTGATGCGAGTCTTCTGAAAGCTTTGGAATGCTTAAATCAACTCCAGTGCCGTATTCCATCTTTGGAAAGTGAAGTTGAGGAACTAAAGCTGAAG TGCAAACTGTTGCAAGAAAAAGCCAGGCTGTCTGAGCTCCGGAGCGACTCATCGTCTTTGAGCTCCGGGGCAAAGGACGGCTCGACATCACCGGGCCTGAGCAGATCTCCAAGCATTTCGTCCTTCCGGTGA